TCTGGGAAGTTTTAAAATTAACACTGAGGAATATCTTTGTATATTCATTGAAGGGTGAAACAAATAACTTTTTCTTAATAATTCACTTCTAACACGTTTAACTTTTTTTGTGCACATCTGTAGCCTGAGCGTTACATGCAAAATGAGTAACAAATATCAGTACTGTATGTGCATACTGCTTGGATCTAGAGTAATTGGGAATTGGATGCTGATCAAGAAATATGTTTTGTAATAGATACAACTGTTACTGGATAAGTAACGTAAAAGCTCCTGTTTAGGGCTGAAAGAAAACTGTGTATTTAGAAAAAGTTACTTTGTAgacattaaaggcacactatagtcaccaaaacaactttagcttaatgaagcagttttggtgtatagacaaagcacttgcagtcttactgctcaattccctgccatttaggagttaaatcactttgtttatgcaaccctaggcacacctccctaaacacttcctgtaaggagtcatctaatgtttacacttcctttattgcaaattcggtttaatttagaatttcttatcttctgctttgataatagctttctagaccctgcaggagccttcggtatgtaattaaagctcaatttacataGCTGGAGATAAAAACTGTTAAATTAAGgtgacatctgattgaaaattaaaaaaaaaacattttgttatcatgcagtctgtgtcagtcacatccaggggaggtgtggctagggctacattaaCAGATGCAaaaatgatacatatatatagacaaaaaaaGGCCTAATTAAGCTAACGTGGTTTTggggactataatgtcccttttaagTGAATGTGGGAACTCTAAATTGGTTCTAGTGGTGACTATAATTCATAATAATTTCTCttacatatatatgttatattatacACAGGGCTGTAAAAACCAACCAATGCTCTATAAATCTAAGGCACTAATGGCACAAAGATAATCAAACGCTGGTAAGCTACTTAGAAATAAATGGACTCACCTGTAAAATTGCCTATTCAAAACATTTCTTGCTTTGTCAAATAGTTAATATTCTGTTTTAATGGTACTGTAGCATTCACTAAAAAAtgtgccagaaaaaaaatccatgttggGCTAGTTGTTTTGTACAATCATAAAGTGTAAATGCTGGGTTTTTACTTTTTGGGACTCACTACCAATaagtaaatcattaaaaaaaaaaaacataacacaaaTCATAATTTTTTCAGAAAAATTGTATTTTCTTAACTTTGTAGATTCCTAAAACATTCTTGGATTTTGTTTCTGGAGCTTGCAATACAAACAAATACTCTGTAATTAAGCTGTGCACAAACTCACATTTTATAGGTGAATATATCCCATTGATAGCTAATATTTGTTAGAAACGTCTTACATATGTAACACATCATAAAACCTTAATGCTAAAACATAGCCAGAATTCATGTGAATCTAAAACACGGCTGTGGATTAAATGATGTGTTGGCTCATAGAATATCATTGGGTCCAATCAACTCCAATCACAgaattgtctgtatgtatgcaagtACATAAGGACAGTATATAGCAACACAGCTTTTAGTGCTAGatttatacagaaaaaaaaagacttcaGAGAAGTGATAACGTATGGTACTATGACTAACATAAGCTTATagatcaagcagtggtctgtaaatgtatacaatatatatatattttctagtgTAACAGAAAAGCACACAAAATgtgaaaacatataaaaaataaaataccaaatatatattaaacaagcTGGCTTAGTAACATTATAACAGGCGtttatttttacaatagcttTAGAGAATTGATTTTTTGTTTCACTTGAAATGTTTGGTAGGTTTTTGTTAAAGGTTAAAGAATGTCAAGCTAACAATGAAAACTTTATTGTCTCTGCATGTTTAACAGGCTATGTAGAAATGCATGGGTCTAAACAAAGAACTTAGCAGGgagatgtaaaaatagaagccaaCTTCTGCTTTCAGTGTATGTGGATGTTATATGCAAAGAATTATGGGTTTGATTCAGGGGGCTCATTAATATTTCACGCAAGATGCCTTATTTCGCAGAAAATCCCCTGCTGAGTCTCAAATAAAAGCTGATAAAATCGAGTAATATAAaaattttatgtatataaatgtatgtatatatgtctatatacagtatatgtatacacacatatatttcttAGCGGAAGCTGATACTTTgtagaaatatattaaatatacattaaaagaAGGTTTAGTTACCCCTTGGATCACTTTTAAGAGTTCTTTGGCTATCGTATGTTTCACAAAAAATTCTACAAGATTTAAAGGTTCTGCATGAAACAATTCCTTTAAAGTTTTAAGGCTGTTTCTTAGTAATATGTGCATATAGAAACACTTTGTATTTTCGAGAAAAatcatgtaaaaaatatatattatcattCACTTGGTTTGCTTAATCTTTTTAAGACTAACACTCTTTCACTGATGACAATGTAGGTCAGACAGAattaaagaactttaaaaaacTGTTTTGTTAAAGGTGCGCTGTTCTATTAACCCTTGGTATGTAACGCAGTTTTTTGCTCTTTGTTGCCCTTTGATTGTTCAATCAGAGCTCTCTATatatgcgtgtgtctgtgtgagttgaTAATGCTAAAAGCTATTTACATATTACATAATCCCTGATTTATCCAGGTCTGTGCTTGCAGTCAAAATAAACTACGCCAGTTAGCTGATATTACAATGGGGAGAACATTCGGTTAGAAACTTGCCAAGTTGTATTGTACTCTCCCCTGCAAAAGCTCAATACAtttcaacaaaataaaacaagtacACACAGAATTATATTGTAGTTTTTCTCAGTCACTGTGCTGCACCATTGTACAGGTTACATTTTACATGGAtggaacataaaaaaatacagtatttCACACGTGGCGGAGACAAGATCAGGTCTGTTTCACAACATACAGGCCTCTCGATGACAATAACAATTCTGAAAGGATAAATATCTGGATATAAACTAATCTAGTGATTCGTTGATGTTATGCCAGTGCTCAAAAACTGACAAATGGACAATGACACCTTGTTCACCTATGCCCTCTATACTTCTTTGCGAAGGGTTATTCGAACAAAGCTGAAGACCTTTCCAATCGCCTCAAACAGTGGGTCGCAGAAGGTGTGAATGCAGATGGAATAGACTCGGCTGATGCACTGAATCTCGATCAAGTAGCTTCGTATGCATGGCACCACTACCCAGATGTGGAGGAATGATAATATGGCAAAGTAAATGCcccagatgagtgacagcggtaTGCCAAAGAGTGTCGACAGCAGGCGGTAAAACCAGTACTTTGTCACGGTGAATGTGGTGAAGCTGGCTTTCCAGATGCCATCGAAACTGTGTGTTCCTTCAGGTTCGGCAATCACATCTTCAAAATCAATCTGAAGAAACAGATACACACCATAGTTAGACAATGATTTCATTAAGTTTCTTTTTCGTTACATTTCTCATTTCATAAAAGAAATGTTAACAATGTATGCTTAGTGATTCATCTTTCAACAAAtagcttttttggggggggagggggggttgttaaaaaacatggacaaaggatccaaaaagagaaaaaaacagtcAATTTATGGAGAaacaatttataaaatataaatgggtAGTTAAAGTTGAAATTCCTCTTTAAAGTCCACTCACAAGAGTAACACTGTTGTGGGCATTAACAGTAGCTGAGTAGGGGGTAGGGTGATGGGTGCCCCAGTTTTGCTCAAACCACTTGACAACAGTTTGACCAAGAACAGGGGATGGGGCCATTCATTCTAAGgttatgcagtggttatggttatctAGAATTATACCTTAAAACATAAAGTTTTCAAGAAGGTACACCCACTCAACATCTACACAAGTGACAGGTCTACAATGTCATGTTTTATGCTTAATAGTGCTATAGTACTTGTTTCTATTGGATATGAGAATTTATAGACTCCTAGCATCAGCaagatatttatatttttctacatatacatacatgacaAATTCCTTAAGTATGTTATACATTTTTCCTACAACACCTACTCGATAACTGTCAAAAGTATATGTAACTAGTACACTTAGCCTAAACTATTTCTAAGCGCGGTGTTTAAAACACCCACCGAATTTCTCAAATGCAGCAGAACTCTTCTTTCTACTATAAAACATGATGAAAAATTCACAGGCAGACATATTAATCTTAAAGTTTAGTCTTGACTCGGAAGACACCACAGCGCCTTTGTTAAAGAACAATAACATTTTATCTTGATGGATGAGTAAATACGTTTTCCACTGATAATGTTAACACATCCAAACCATTCATCGGACGAtcataacattttacatttttcgcTCTTGTGATAACTATCTCAAAGGTTACGGAATTGCATAGCAAAATTATACAGCAAGCAATCATTAAAGCCATACTACTATAATAATCTATAAAAGTTAGCCTCATCTGATATTAAATAAGTAAATCTATATTGCGGTTGGAATTGCAAATCAGGTAGTTTTACTCTTGGGAGCTCCTTTCTACCGGAGATTGCTTTTTTCGTCTCTCAATTTTTTAAGCTAGGATAGACTGCTTtagaatttacatatatattttcctccCATCAAATCATTagtttgatataaaaaaaaaaaactcacaatgaATTTCAGAATTGACTTTCCTCAAGTTGGTTAACGAAGATTGCATGAGGGCATCACCCCAATCAGCAGAGGTAGTAACTCAAATGTAATCACAATAAAAACTCACATTTTGCCCATAAGCTATGGAAATGATCTTAGTGAAATTATTTAAGTTTGATATAAAAAGTGAGCCGCATAAAACAAGCTATATTGGGCGAGGTAACTGTCATTTCTTGGGAATAACATCAAAGGGATTCTTAAATGAATTATTTCTTGCAGATGTTAGTGATGTTTTAATAGTACGAACGTTTTACATATtccaatgcattaaaaaaatcttaatgcCGAGATGCACAGAGCCCCTTTAAAACCTCACCTGCATTTTAATGTAAAGCAGCAGAAATATTTGAATAGACTTTTAACTAAATAAGATTTATTTACTGGGATTATTAAATCCATAATATTTACCCACAGGAAGATAAACATCAGGTCTCtattatatacattatgtatTTCGGGATTTGTGATGCAATGAGGTTACGTGTGgagcaatattatatatatacatatacatgaggCAGCAAATCAAAAGAAAAGGTGATTTCAAAAGACTACTTTACATATCAGATATAGAAGAAGAAACGCTAATAAAAATTGAGAGAAAAGCATTTTTAATTGGTTGAGGCACATAAAAATAACctagcaataaaaatatatatatctgctCATCAAACAATTGGAAATCTggttaaaaacaatgaaaaatgataatgaaaaaaaaaaccataaaagttATTAGAAGGGGACAACACAGACCTACAAAATAGGGTGCAGAGCcagattttctttttattgaaaataaataaagttggaATAATCATAATTAAAACAGCAGGTAGTGGGATATAATTAATTAAacctaaatattattattataaaaaatattgaataccattttatacaaaaatatatggtaTGCTACCAGTAATAACAAAACAGTCTACGGGTCACATGGAAAGATGAATAAACTGATCATACCGAAAAAGGTGCAATATTTATCACATACAATGAAGGATTATAGGGCTATCCACGTAGAAAGTGGTGTTGTAACACTACTCATAAAGAAAGAGGGTTTAAAAAACATAGATACATGCATTTGACTGTTTTTCACCAAGAAATGGGAGTTATAGCATTATTTATGTAGAAATAACTGTAATTGACTTTGTCATATAGATTGGGTTGATGTGATGTGCTCCTATATACTCATATATAGAGAGCTGTGATAACGCTAGCCATGTAGAAGAATATATTGTACTATAGGTCATATAGAAAGAGTTGTCATAATATTAGTCATTTATGAAGAGGTGGCATTTCACTAGTTCTAAAGAAACAGGTGGCCAACCAATAATCCCACATAGAGGTGGCCTACAAATGGTCCATAGAGAGAGGTGG
This Pelobates fuscus isolate aPelFus1 chromosome 3, aPelFus1.pri, whole genome shotgun sequence DNA region includes the following protein-coding sequences:
- the CAV1 gene encoding caveolin-1 — protein: MSGGKYIDDEGVLYTTPIIRDQGNIYKPNNKTMADEYLSEKAERDAHTKEIDLVNRDPKHLNDDVVKIDFEDVIAEPEGTHSFDGIWKASFTTFTVTKYWFYRLLSTLFGIPLSLIWGIYFAILSFLHIWVVVPCIRSYLIEIQCISRVYSICIHTFCDPLFEAIGKVFSFVRITLRKEV